In Myxococcota bacterium, one genomic interval encodes:
- a CDS encoding sigma 54-interacting transcriptional regulator, protein MADSFEHLLAELSARFSGLLFDEVDSEIDAALQALTRFFGTDRASLFELRGDSSGMALTHSWVRPGLVRTPTDESIGLKLRWYCAQIRAGTVLNVRSLPDELPAEAIAEREEVLALGMRSHVVVPLEVGGSWVCAIAMAMAERERSFSEEEIGRIRTVGELLANALHRRNLEREVRELLRRLRAENAYLRSAVGGDGDGGFEQLVGKSPELRRVLELAAQVAPTSTAVLLLGETGTGKELMARAIHARSKRAEAPLITVNCAALPASLVESELFGHEKGAFTGATSVRLGRFELADGGTLFLDEVGELAEEIQAKLLRVLESGEFERVGAVRSRKVDVRLIAATNRPLEHEVRKGSFRADLYYRLSVFPITVPPLRERPGDIPLLVWEIIHRRQHELGRHIEHVSESAMQALCRYAWPGNIRELGNVIERALILSPGTELRLDAFIASQTPLSEISERADAAERSHLLEVLERHHWRIDGHGNAADCLGLNPSTLRSRLRKLGIVRPHRAIPVDSPVTFRERP, encoded by the coding sequence GGCGCTGCAAGCCCTGACTCGCTTCTTTGGCACCGATCGAGCCAGCCTCTTCGAGCTTCGAGGGGATTCGTCGGGGATGGCCCTGACTCACTCGTGGGTGCGCCCCGGTCTCGTCCGGACGCCAACCGACGAGTCGATCGGACTGAAGCTCCGGTGGTACTGCGCGCAGATTCGCGCGGGGACCGTACTCAACGTCCGAAGCTTGCCCGACGAGCTTCCTGCAGAAGCGATCGCCGAGCGCGAAGAGGTCCTCGCCTTGGGAATGCGCTCCCACGTCGTCGTGCCACTCGAGGTGGGCGGGAGCTGGGTCTGCGCGATAGCCATGGCAATGGCGGAGAGGGAGCGCTCGTTCTCGGAAGAGGAGATCGGGCGCATCCGGACCGTCGGGGAGCTGCTGGCGAACGCACTCCATCGCCGCAATTTGGAGCGCGAGGTGCGCGAGCTGCTGCGCCGCCTGCGTGCGGAGAATGCGTATCTCCGCAGCGCCGTCGGCGGAGACGGGGACGGGGGCTTCGAGCAGCTCGTGGGCAAGAGCCCGGAGCTGCGCCGCGTGCTGGAGCTGGCGGCGCAGGTCGCGCCTACCTCGACGGCCGTGCTTCTGCTCGGCGAGACGGGAACGGGCAAGGAGCTCATGGCTCGCGCGATCCACGCCCGGAGCAAACGGGCCGAGGCGCCGCTGATCACGGTGAACTGCGCGGCGCTTCCAGCGTCGCTCGTGGAGAGCGAGCTGTTCGGACACGAGAAGGGCGCGTTCACCGGCGCCACTTCGGTGAGACTCGGCCGCTTCGAGCTGGCCGACGGCGGCACGCTCTTTCTCGACGAGGTCGGCGAGCTCGCAGAGGAGATCCAAGCCAAGCTGCTGCGCGTGCTCGAGAGTGGCGAATTCGAGCGCGTTGGCGCGGTTCGCTCCCGCAAGGTCGATGTGCGCCTGATCGCCGCGACCAACCGCCCGCTGGAACACGAGGTGCGCAAGGGGAGCTTCCGGGCGGATCTCTACTACCGGCTCTCGGTCTTTCCCATCACCGTCCCTCCCCTCCGCGAGCGGCCCGGGGACATCCCGCTCCTGGTCTGGGAGATCATCCATCGCCGGCAGCACGAGCTGGGTCGGCATATCGAGCACGTGTCGGAGAGCGCGATGCAAGCGCTATGTCGCTACGCATGGCCGGGAAATATCCGTGAGCTCGGCAATGTGATCGAACGCGCCCTCATCCTCTCGCCGGGTACCGAGCTGCGGCTCGATGCCTTCATTGCGTCCCAGACACCGCTCTCCGAGATCTCCGAGCGCGCCGACGCCGCCGAGCGCAGTCACCTTCTGGAAGTGCTGGAGCGCCACCACTGGCGCATCGATGGACACGGCAATGCGGCAGACTGCCTCGGCCTGAACCCGAGCACGTTGCGCTCGCGGCTCCGGAAGCTCGGGATCGTTCGTCCCCACCGCGCCATCCCCGTCGACTCACCCGTGACATTCCGCGAGCGCCCGTGA
- a CDS encoding arylsulfatase, with the protein MKRLVQSCSLLAALALVGVALPAAAQEKKPNIVIIWGDDIGQSDVSAYSMGVMGFHTPNIDRVAKEGMIFTDYYGEQSCTAGRASFITGQSGLRTGLTKVGLPGAALGLQKEDPTIAELLKAQGYATGQFGKNHLGDRNEYLPTVHGFDEFYGNLYHLNAEEEPELPDYPKEADFPKFREKFGPRGVMDCKASSTDDATVDPRSGRVGKQVCKDTGPLTKKRMETIDDDIAARAVDFIQRQNKAGKPVFVWVNFTHMHLRTHTKPESVGQSGRWQSPYHDTMIDHDKNVGQVLKVLDDLGIANNTFVMYSTDNGPHMNSWPDAAMTPFRSEKNTNWEGAYRVPAMVRWPGKIKPGSVSNEIVSHLDWLPTFVAMAGDAKVKDELLKGYTAGGRTYKVHLDGDNLVPYLTGQAAKSPRESFFYINDDQQLVALRYDNWKLVFMEQRAPGTMAIWANPFTDLRVPKIFNLRTDPYERADVTSNTYYDWLIDHVFVLVPAQQYVGQFLLTFKDYPQRQKAASFNMDEVFKKLKDSGGSK; encoded by the coding sequence ATGAAACGACTCGTGCAATCGTGCAGCCTGCTCGCGGCGCTGGCGCTCGTCGGCGTCGCGCTGCCCGCAGCCGCGCAGGAGAAGAAGCCCAACATCGTGATCATCTGGGGCGATGACATCGGCCAGTCCGACGTCAGCGCCTACTCGATGGGCGTGATGGGCTTCCACACGCCCAACATCGATCGCGTCGCCAAGGAAGGCATGATCTTCACCGACTACTACGGCGAGCAGAGCTGCACGGCCGGCCGCGCGTCGTTCATCACCGGCCAATCCGGGCTGCGCACCGGCTTGACCAAGGTCGGCTTGCCCGGCGCCGCGCTCGGCTTGCAGAAGGAAGATCCGACGATCGCCGAGCTCCTGAAGGCGCAGGGCTACGCCACCGGTCAGTTCGGGAAGAACCACCTGGGTGACCGCAACGAGTATCTGCCCACCGTGCACGGCTTCGACGAGTTCTACGGGAACCTCTACCACCTGAACGCCGAAGAAGAGCCGGAGCTTCCGGACTACCCGAAGGAGGCGGACTTCCCGAAGTTCCGCGAGAAGTTCGGCCCGCGCGGCGTGATGGACTGCAAGGCGTCGAGCACCGACGACGCGACCGTGGATCCGCGCTCCGGCCGGGTCGGCAAGCAGGTGTGCAAGGACACCGGTCCGCTGACCAAGAAGCGGATGGAGACCATCGACGACGACATCGCCGCGCGGGCCGTCGACTTCATCCAGCGCCAGAACAAGGCCGGCAAGCCCGTCTTCGTGTGGGTGAACTTCACGCACATGCATCTGCGCACTCACACGAAGCCCGAGAGCGTCGGTCAGTCGGGGCGCTGGCAGAGCCCGTACCACGACACCATGATCGACCACGACAAGAACGTGGGTCAGGTGCTCAAGGTGCTCGACGACCTGGGCATCGCGAATAACACGTTCGTCATGTACTCGACGGACAACGGTCCGCACATGAACTCGTGGCCCGACGCTGCGATGACGCCGTTCCGCAGCGAGAAGAACACGAACTGGGAAGGCGCTTACCGCGTTCCCGCCATGGTGCGCTGGCCGGGCAAGATCAAGCCGGGCAGCGTGTCGAACGAGATCGTCTCCCACCTCGACTGGCTGCCGACGTTCGTCGCGATGGCCGGCGACGCCAAGGTGAAGGACGAGCTGCTCAAGGGCTACACCGCCGGCGGTCGGACGTACAAGGTCCACCTCGACGGCGACAACCTCGTCCCCTACCTGACCGGGCAAGCCGCGAAGAGCCCGCGGGAATCGTTCTTCTACATCAACGACGATCAGCAACTGGTCGCGCTCCGGTACGACAACTGGAAGCTCGTGTTCATGGAGCAGCGCGCCCCGGGAACGATGGCGATCTGGGCGAACCCGTTCACCGATTTGCGGGTGCCGAAGATCTTCAATCTCCGCACCGACCCGTACGAGCGGGCCGACGTCACGTCGAACACCTACTACGACTGGCTGATCGATCACGTCTTCGTGCTCGTCCCTGCGCAGCAGTACGTGGGTCAGTTCCTGCTGACATTCAAGGACTATCCACAGCGCCAGAAGGCGGCCAGCTTCAACATGGACGAAGTGTTCAAGAAGCTGAAGGACAGCGGCGGGTCGAAGTAG